One part of the Glycine soja cultivar W05 chromosome 11, ASM419377v2, whole genome shotgun sequence genome encodes these proteins:
- the LOC114372857 gene encoding putative E3 ubiquitin-protein ligase XBAT31, with product MGQGLSCRGSHEHGLFRAVQHGDLDTVAALLQTHPSLMNHTTVYDHHSPLHIAAANGQIQVLSWLLDGSVNPDVLNRQKQTPLMLAAMHGKIACVEKLLEAGANVLMFDACYGRTCLHYAAYYGHSSCLKAILSAAQSSPVAASWGFARFVNIRDGRGATPLHLAARQRRPECVHILLYSGALVSASTGRYGCPGSTPLHLAAKGGSLDCIRELLAWGADRLQRDASGRIPYVVALKHRHGACAALLNLSSAEPLVWPSSLKIISELNPDAKELLERALMDANREREKNILKGSDYSLPSPSHSDGVDDNISEVSETELCCICFEQVCTIEVQDCGHQMCAQCTLALCCHNKPNPCTSRVIPPVCPFCRSTIARLVVVKKESPDDIDQDGVDITCSKHSKSRKSRNSNEGGSSSIKGLSNVNSFGKMGGRSSGKIAAENEWEDDKQQ from the exons ATGGGTCAGGGGCTGAGTTGCAGAGGGAGCCATGAGCATGGCCTATTCCGTGCTGTGCAGCATGGGGACCTAGACACTGTTGCAGCTTTGCTACAAACACACCCTTCTCTTATGAACCACACCACTGTCTATGATCACCACTCTCCTCTTCATATTGCCGCTGCTAATGGCCAGATCCAG GTTTTATCTTGGCTTTTGGATGGATCTGTGAATCCAGATGTGTTGAATCGCCAAAAGCAG ACACCGCTTATGTTGGCTGCAATGCACGGAAAGATCGCCTGTGTGGAAAAGCTCCTTGAAGCCGGTGCAAAT gtaCTAATGTTTGATGCTTGTTACGGAAGAACCTGCTTGCACTATGCAGCTTATTATGGTCATTCTTCTTGTCTTAAGGCAATTCTTTCTGCCGCTCAATCTAGTCCAGTGGCTGCTTCTTG GGGGTTTGCTCGGTTTGTGAATATTAGAGATGGTAGAGGTGCAACACCTTTGCATTTAGCAGCTCGTCAAAGACGGCCTGAATGTGTACATATTCTATTGTACAGTGGAGCTCTTGTTTCTGCTTCAACTGGAAGATATGG ATGTCCTGGGAGCACTCCTCTTCATCTTGCAGCCAAAGGGGGATCTTTGGATTGCATCCGGGAACTATTGGCATGGGGTGCAGATCGCCTTCAACGTGATGCTTCTGG GCGAATACCGTATGTAGTTGCTCTGAAACACAGACATGGAGCATGTGCAGCATTGCTGAATCTTTCGTCTGCTGAGCCTCTTGTATGGCCATCATCTTTGAAGATAATCAGTGAGCTTAATCCAGACGCCAAAGAGTTATTAGAGCGGGCCCTGATGGATGCAAACAGGGAAAGGGAGAAAAACATATTGAAAGGGAGTGATTACTCTCTTCCATCTCCATCACATTCTGATGGGGTAGATGACAATATCTCTGAG GTTAGTGAGACAGAATTATGCTGCATCTGCTTTGAGCAAGTGTGTACAATTGAAGTCCAAGACTGTGGTCACCAGATGTGTGCACAATGCACACTAGCCCTGTGTTGTCACAACAAGCCTAACCCTTGTACTTCACGTGTTATCCCGCCAGTTTGTCCATTCTGCAGAAGCACCATAGCAAGATTGGTAGTTGTAAAAAAAGAAAGCCCTGATGACATTGATCAAGATGGTGTTGATATCACTTGTTCCAAGCATAGCAAGTCAAGGAAATCACGAAACTCAAACGAGGGTGGTAGCAGCAGCATTAAGGGATTATCAAATGTGAACTCATTTGGAAAAATGGGTGGTCGCAGCTCTGGAAAAATTGCTGCTGAAAATGAGTGGGAAGATGATAAACAACAGTGA
- the LOC114377674 gene encoding U-box domain-containing protein 13-like yields the protein MEGENASKVIELVNEIASISEYRPPVKKQYCNLARRLKLLIPMFEEIRDMNKDALPEDTSNAVLAFKEALQSARELLRFGSEGSKLYLVLERDDIMNKFYEVTAQLEQSLGGISHDKLDISDEVKEQVELVLAQFRRAKGRVDEPDVRLYEDMLSVYNSSSDAATDPSVLSQLAEKLQLMGIADLTQESLALHEMVASSGGDPGARIEKMSMLLKKIKDFVQIENLVKDDNLGGKGIFSKVYGLGTNEKSHQAPVIPDDFRCPISLELMKDPVIVSTGQTYERTCIEKWLQAGHGTCPKTQQTLTSTVLTPNYVLRSLIAQWCEANGIEPPKRPSDSQPSKSASAYSPAEQSKIESLLQKLTSVSPEDQRSAAGEIRLLAKRNADNRVAIAEAGAIPLLVGLLSVPDSRTQEHAVTALLNLSIYENNKGSIVSSGAVPGIVHVLKKGSMEARENAAATLFSLSVIDENKVTIGSLGAIPPLVTLLSEGNQRGKKDAATALFNLCIYQGNKGKAVRAGVIPTLMRLLTEPSGGMVDEALAILAILASHPEGKATIRASEAVPVLVEFIGNGSPRNKENAAAVLVHLCSGDQQYLAQAQELGVMGPLLELAQNGTDRGKRKAGQLLERMSRLVEQQQEVPIQTETQAQNEDTQPPLITNPDDS from the exons ATGGAGGGTGAGAACGCGAGCAAGGTGATCGAATTGGTGAACGAGATAGCCAGCATCTCCGAGTACAGGCCTCCGGTGAAGAAGCAGTACTGCAACTTGGCGCGGAGGCTGAAGCTTCTGATCCCGATGTTCGAGGAGATTAGGGACATGAACAAAGACGCGCTTCCCGAGGACACTTCCAACGCCGTCCTCGCCTTCAAGGAAGCTCTCCAATCCGCTAGGGAACTCCTCAGATTCGGAAGCGAAGGCAGCAAGCTTTACTTG GTCCTTGAGCGGGACGATATTATGAATAAGTTCTACGAGGTGACAGCTCAGTTGGAACAGTCATTGGGTGGTATTTCCCATGATAAACTTGATATATCAGATGAAGTTAAAGAGCAG GTTGAGTTGGTTCTTGCCCAGTTCAGAAGAGCTAAAGGGAGGGTTGATGAACCAGATGTCAGGTTGTATGAGGATATGTTGTCTGTTTACAACAGCAGCAGTGATGCAGCTACAGATCCATCTGTTCTAAGTCAATTAGCTGAAAAATTGCAATTGATGGGAATAGCTGATCTTACTCAAGAATCACTTGCTTTGCATGAGATGGTGGCATCAAGTGGTGGGGATCCAGGAGCACGCATTGAGAAAATGTCAATGTTATTGAAGAAGATAAAGGATTTCGTGCAAATAGAAAATCTAGTCAAGGATGATAATTTAGGAGGAAAAGGCATTTTCTCAAAAGTCTATGGACTTGGGACAAATGAAAAGAGTCATCAGGCTCCTGTTATCCCTGATGATTTTCGATGTCCGATTTCCCTGGAATTAATGAAGGACCCTGTCATTGTTTCAACAGGACAG ACTTATGAGCGTACTTGTATTGAGAAGTGGTTGCAAGCAGGGCACGGGACCTGCCCCAAAACACAGCAGACTCTCACTAGTACTGTTCTCACACCTAACTATGTATTACGGAGCCTCATAGCACAATGGTGTGAAGCCAATGGCATAGAGCCACCAAAACGACCTAGCGATTCACAACCTAGTAAATCAGCATCAGCCTACTCTCCTGCTGAGCAAAGTAAGATTGAAAGTCTTCTCCAAAAGCTCACATCTGTGAGTCCTGAAGACCAGAGATCAGCTGCTGGCGAGATCCGCCTTCTTGCAAAGCGCAACGCAGATAACCGCGTTGCCATTGCTGAAGCTGGTGCAATACCTCTCCTTGTTGGTCTTTTGTCTGTGCCTGACTCCCGCACTCAAGAACATGCCGTGACAGCGCTCCTGAATCTTTCCATATATGAAAACAACAAAGGAAGTATTGTTTCTTCAGGAGCAGTTCCAGGTATAGTTCATGTGCTGAAGAAGGGAAGCATGGAGGCTCGGGAAAATGCAGCAGCAACACTTTTCAGCCTTTCAGTAATAGATGAAAACAAGGTTACAATTGGATCTTTAGGAGCCATACCACCACTAGTGACACTGCTAAGTGAGGGTAACCAAAGGGGTAAGAAAGATGCTGCAACAGCACTCTTCAATTTGTGCATTTATCAGGGCAACAAGGGAAAGGCAGTGAGGGCTGGCGTTATTCCCACGCTGATGCGACTACTGACTGAACCTAGCGGGGGAATGGTGGATGAAGCATTAGCTATTTTGGCAATATTGGCTAGCCATCCTGAAGGGAAGGCTACTATTAGAGCTTCAGAGGCAGTGCCGGTTTTAGTAGAGTTTATTGGGAATGGCTCACCAAGGAACAAAGAGAATGCAGCTGCCGTTTTAGTTCACCTCTGTTCTGGAGATCAACAATATCTTGCACAGGCACAAGAGCTGGGGGTGATGGGTCCACTGTTAGAATTGGCTCAAAATGGTACAGACAGAGGCAAAAGAAAGGCTGGACAATTGCTAGAACGTATGAGCAGGTTAGTTGAGCAACAGCAGGAAGTTCCAATACAAACTGAAACTCAAGCTCAGAACGAGGATACCCAACCACCTTTGATTACTAACCCCGATGATTCCTAA